In a single window of the Pocillopora verrucosa isolate sample1 chromosome 4, ASM3666991v2, whole genome shotgun sequence genome:
- the LOC131775545 gene encoding argininosuccinate synthase-like → MAIKLTNQSRENKTARRKKLDKWNNYPRCRVLAEVRVVLSVRSKGILNMSEDKKTVVLAYSGGLDTSCILLWLKEQGYEVIAFMADVGQDEDFEEARAKATKLGAKKVFIEDLREEFVKEFIFPAVQANAIYEDRYLMGTAVARPCIARRQVQIALREGAEYVSHGATGKGNDQVRFEMTYYALYPGVKVITPWRLPEFYDRFKGRKDLFDYAEQKGIPLPVTPKKPWSIDANLMHISYESGILENPKTMAPDDLYCFTTDPKSAPDEPEQLELEFKKGVPVRVQNLKDGTVHDKPLDIYLYLNKMGGRHGVGRIDIVENRFVGMKSRGIYECPGGTILRAAHLDIETFTMDRELRKIKQMLAGKFSEQVYYGYWYSPEGDYVRFCLDKSQDNVEGKVTLDLFKGNVYIKSRESKASLYNEELVSMDTITGYNPQDAAGFIRINALRLREHSRLRKALNKGEENGA, encoded by the exons ATGGCTAtcaaattgaccaatcagagcagaGAAAATAAGACCGCCAGAAGGAAGAAATTGGATAAGTGGAATAATTACCCACGTTGTCGTGTTTTGGCTGAAGTTCGTGTAGTATTATCAGTTCGAAGTAAGGGTATACTGAACATGTCTGAGGACAAAAAGACCGTGGTTCTAGCCTACAGTGGAGGTCTTGATACATCTTGTATCTTGCTTTGGCTCAAAGAACAAGGGTATGAAGTTATTGCATTCATG GCAGATGTGGGACAAGATGAAGATTTCGAGGAGGCGAGGGCGAAGGCCACAAAACTGGGCGCAAAAAAG GTGTTTATTGAGGATTTGAGAGAGGAATTTGTCAAAGAGTTCATCTTTCCAGCTGTACAAGCTAATGCAATTTATGAAGATCGCTATTTGATGGGAACAG CTGTTGCCAGGCCTTGCATTGCTCGTCGTCAAGTCCAGATTGCTCTTCGTGAGGGTGCAGAATATGTGTCCCATGGTGCTACAGGAAAG ggTAATGATCAAGTGCGTTTTGAGATGACTTATTATGCACTGTATCCAGGGGTTAAG GTTATTACCCCATGGAGACTTCCAGAATTTTACGACAGATTCAAGGGAAGAAAGGACCTGTTTGACTACGCAGAA CAAAAAGGCATACCATTACCAGTCACCCCAAAGAAGCCTTGGAGTATTGATGCCAACCTTATGCACATAAG TTATGAAtctggaattcttgaaaacccTAAG ACCATGGCTCCAGATGACCTTTACTGCTTTACAACTGATCCAAAATCTGCTCCTGATGAG CCAGAACAGCTCGAGCTTGAGTTTAAGaaag GTGTCCCAGTTCGAGTTCAGAACTTGAAAGATGGCACAGTTCATGACAAACCATTGGATATTTATCTTTATCTCAACAAAATGGG TGGTCGCCATGGTGTTGGAAGAATTGACATCgtggaaaacagatttgttggAATGAAATCCAGAG GAATCTATGAATGCCCCGGTGGTACCATATTGCGAGCTGCGCACTTGGATATTGAGACATTCACAATGGACCGG GAATTGCGCAAAATCAAGCAGATGTTGGCCGGCAAGTTTTCAGAGCAGGTTTACTATGGATATTGGTACAGTCCTGAAGGGGATTATGTGCGTTTCTGTTTGGACAAGAGTCAAGACAACGTGGAGGGAAAAGTGACGCTGGatcttttcaaaggaaat GTTTACATCAAAAGCCGTGAGTCTAAAGCATCCCTCTACAACGAGGAATTAGTCAG CATGGATACCATTACTGGCTACAACCCACAAGACGCAGCTGGCTTCATCAGAATTAACGCTCTGAG GCTTCGTGAACACAGCCGACTCAGAAAAGCGCTGAACAAGGGTGAAGAAAATGGCGCCTGA
- the LOC131799710 gene encoding uncharacterized protein, with protein sequence MKFSASEVKSLRPVQEAIVKFFKISTWEEAIDEFKSAVSSEKLLQFAGKDFEQTNEFQKYLQLLKRIRTGEVIETADLIEGKMGAFGLVVFSNSLLDVQQSDLAKLPLYEGAFLTVGEAGEQCKNPDDEISTVTRINFCKLTSSNVVLFTMAEGVKNLKEKMLKEGATLVQHGYFYVPKNLKLQCKVRIYRKPWKPLLLDTGLSQGK encoded by the exons ATGAAATTTTCTGCTTCCGAAGTAAAATCTCTCAGACCTGTCCAGGAGGCCATCGTTAAATTCTTCAAGATCAGCACATGGGAAGAGGCTATTGACGAATTTAAAAGCGCCGTATCATCTGAAAAGTTGTTGCAGTTTGCT GGAAAAGATTTTGAACAGACTAATGAGTTCCAGAAATACTTGCaacttttaaaaagaatacGAACAGGAGAGGTCATTGAGACGGCCGACCTCATAGAGGGAAAAATGGGAGCATTTGGGCTCGTAGTATTTAGCAACAGCCTTTTAGACGTACAACAAAGTGATCTGGCAAAGTTGCCACTTTACGAGGGAGCGTTTTTAACCGTAGGTGAAGCAGGGGAGCAGTGCAAG AATCCTGATGATGAAATAAGTACTGTTACCCGCATTAATTTCTGTAAGCTCACATCATCCAACGTTGTTTTATTTACAATGGCTGAAGGTGTGaaaaatctaaaagaaaaaatgttaaaagagGGCGCTACACTGGTACAGCATGGCTACTTTTACGTCCCAAAAAACCTCAAACTGCAGTGCAAG gtcCGTATTTATAGGAAGCCTTGGAAACCTTTGTTGTTGGACACTGGTCTGTCTCAAGGCAAATGA
- the LOC136280324 gene encoding uncharacterized protein — translation MLGYAPAAEILRDVTSSAAEILRDVTSSGAEILHDVTSSAAEILHDVTSSGAEILHDVTSSAAEILHDVTSSAAEILHHVTSSAAEILHHVTSSAAEILHDVTSSAAEILHHVTSSAAEILHHVTSSAAEILHYVTSSVAEILHHVTSSVAEIRTM, via the exons ATGTTGGGTTACGCGCC tgctgcagaaattctgcgcGATGTAACGTCAAGcgctgcagaaattctgcgcGATGTAACGTCAAGTggtgcagaaattctgcacgatgTAACGtcaagtgctgcagaaattctgcatgATGTAACGTCAAGTggtgcagaaattctgcacgatgTAACGtcaagtgctgcagaaattctgcacgatgTAACGtcaagtgctgcagaaattctacACCATGTAACGtcaagtgctgcagaaattctacACCATGTAACGtcaagtgctgcagaaattctgcacgatgTAACGtcaagtgctgcagaaattctacACCATGTAACGtcaagtgctgcagaaattctgcaccATGTAACGtcaagtgctgcagaaattctgcactaTGTAACGTCaagtgttgcagaaattctgcaccATGTAACGTCAAGTGTTGCAGAAATTCGCACGATGTAA
- the LOC136280325 gene encoding uncharacterized protein, with product MNNHNLFYEINRIYWRTTLRLIRRHERCSSKLARYTNHLTFLTRCIKNRVVPKDLRVRPPVPTKGAHRIAALSSMRFLRERIRLTHKAKGDAKKNTESIAQSITSAPSTNDANRILEQIKTNTNESLSYSEKALPKKGLNFAVTPANIPATEIIAKVEAAVRQLDTEQADTVRRALNGILQQAEPPEPNITKEMRDALKSLKEDKSIMVLPADKGRASVVMDTDTYRAKISTLIENGPYQLLNKDPTDCQKSCLP from the exons atgaataatcACAATCTTTTTTACGAAATTAACCGGATATATTGGCGCACAACCCTAAGGTTGATTCGTCGACATGAGCGTTGCTCGAGCAAGCTTGCACGCTACACCAACCATCTCACCTTCCTAACAAGGTGCATCAAGAATCGCGTTGTTCCTAAAGATCTACGAGTTCGACCGCCAGTCCCCACCAAAGGCGCACACAGAATCGCTGCGCTCTCATCCATGAGATTCCTGAGGGAACGGATCAGACTGACACATAAAGCCAAGGGAGATGCAAAGAAGAATACAGAATCTATAGCACAGAGCATAACATCCGCTCCCTCGACAAACGACGCCAACAGGATACTAGAACAGATTAAGACCAACACCAACGA GTCCCTTAGCTATTCCGAGAAAGCCCTACCCAAGAAAGGACTGAACTTCGCCGTAACTCCTGCGAATATTCCTGCCACAGAGATCATCGCCAAGGTGGAAGCAGCCGTAAGACAACTCGACACCGAACAAGCAGATACTGTCAGAAGAGCGCTCAACGGTATCCTTCAACAAGCAGAACCACCAGAGCCTAACATCACGAAGGAGATGCGAGATGCACTTAAAAGCCTAAAAGAAGACAAGTCCATCATGGTTCTCCCAGCAGACAAAGGGCGCGCTAGCGTAGTCATGGATACCGACACCTACCGAGCTAAGATATCTACGCTTATTGAGAACGGACCGTACCAGCTCCTCAACAAAGATCCGACAGACTGTCAGAAAAGCTGCTTACCTTGA